The segment TGCCCAGTTCTTGGCCTTCGCCACTTGAAGACAAAATTGCAGTTGAACTAAATtatagcagagaaaaaaaaaaaaactcctgtcCCCAAATGCCCAGCCCGGTATTTTTATCACCACACCCTGTAACTAGAGTATGACGCTATCTGACAGGTTCGTCTCGGCCACGGCTTTAAAACTTGCTAAATTAATTCGCCAGAGCACTAACCTTTAGATTCTAGCTTCTAACACCAGTGGCTACAGGAATCTTTTTCAAAAGCAGGTCAAAAAGGGAATAAAGAGGTTCATAAAAATGCTATTCTCACCATAAATTACGGGTTTATGTCAATTTTGACTTTCTTTCCAGAAACACAGTGTATTCTTAAAAGCAGGACTCATTCAGGCAGACAGATTAATTGCAAAGTCTACTACATTTCCTGACCTCCTTCTAGCTATCCAGCAGGATTTACCTGGAACAAGGTGTGTAAATACCTGCCCCTGGCAGCCAGGTATGTGAGGACGGGATCAGGTAAGCAATTCTTGAGCTCAAGACCCAACAGAGACATACCAAGGAAGGGAAAGTGATCCTCAAGCAGAAAAATACGGTACCCTACAGGACAGagaatgggggaaaggcagaCCCAAATAAAACTATGGCCCAGAGAGGTTAGAAagctgcccagggtcacagagctaataatCTCACACATAGTCACACAAATACTAGAAGAATGAACTCAGATAGTCTTTCAAGCATTTTAAATACAGGAGCTAATTTGATCCTCACAATGACCTACAAGGTTTGTTACCGATAAGTAGTGTTAATCATCAGATGTTACATAATTGTTACCATTAGTATTAATAACACCAACAATACTCGTACAACCACACTTTACAAATGAgtacactgaggcacagagaggtcaagtaacttaaGGTTACATGCCCGGGAAGTTTTAAACCCAATTTGGCTTGAGGATTTGGTCTCTTAACCGTTTCACTTAGTAGCAACCCCAGAGAACATTTCAAAGCAAAATGTAATCTGAGTTGAGTCTACTTGGATTtaatgcaataattttttttttttttttttttttgcaaagggTTTGTCCTCCATCATTCTAGAATCTCAGCCCTGCCCTTTATTTACTATATGGCTTCAGGCTAGTCATTGGCTAGGCTTCAGCattcccatctgtaaaagggggacAATCGTATTTGCTGGAAAGGTTAAAGCAGATGACACATGTGCGGGGCTTAGCCCCGTGCCAAGCCCATAATAAGCACTCGGTGTTTGCCGCCAGCTTTGTGGTGATTGTTAATATCTCGCTAGCACGTCCTAACAACTGCGTGAGGTAGGTAGGATTTATTACCCTCATTTCTCAGATGTGGAAATCTAAACTCATAGAAGGGAAACAACTGGCCAGAAAGGAAACAGCCAGAATGTGGAAATGCCAGACTTGGGAAACGTTCCAACTCCaagcctccagccctgctcccaaccctccactccacccccaccctcttccccaggAGGCACTGTTAAATGAGCCACATCATTCTTCAAACAGAACTATGGAAAAATTTGAAGCAACTGGAAGTCAAGGCTCAGGGAGAAGCTCCGAGGAATATTAAGAAAGTTTTCAAGGTGAAAATAGGTTCATAGGGACAGATGAGCAGCACCTTCCTTTATCCGCAAGCATCAGACTGTGCTATCCCACAGTCTGAGCCACAGTGACTTGgccaggagtgggggagaggagtgtCCTTGGACTGGGAAGTAAAGGCAGGAGGGAGTGTGGTCATCTTACAGGTGAAAACACAGGGGTGTGTTTAAATACTCTCTAAAATCATCAAAGACCATTTTAAAACTGCATTCCATTGGGGCCTTGCATTTTGGTTTTGGCTTATTCCTTCGGTTTTACGGAACTCTGCATTTCGGTGCATTTGTTCAAGTTTCTGTTAGCGCATCCCATTGTGGTATGAGGTGCATTCAGTCCTGTAGCTACGGGCAAAGGGCTACGATAAGGTCAGCCCATCTTCCTAGGGGTAAGAGCTTAGCCAACCTCTTTAAGGCCCAGTTTTCTTCGTCAGTACCAGGAACATGACTGAAAGATTCCGGGATGTGGAGTTGCTGGGTTGGAGGCCAGCTCTCCCTGAAGGAAAGCCACGTGCTTCCTCTTCCTACATTATGTGGAGCCTTcaccaatatttttttccttttaaactgaaCGAAAGTTCTTATTTTGTACCTTTTAGTAGtacacagattttatttaaaaaattaaaaaactggggcgcctgggtggctcagtcagttaagcggccgacttcggctcaggttgtgatctcacggtctgtgagttcaagccccgcgtcgggctctgtgctgacagctcagagtctggagcctgtttcagattctgtgtctccctctctctctgaccctcccccattcatgctctgtctctctctgtctcaaaaataaataaacgttaaaaaaaaaaagtaaaaaataaataaataaataaataaaccaacatgCCACTTGCCGAAACTTAATCTCATTAACATTCCAATGACTTATTCACCAAATCATACTGAACAcccactaagtgccaggcacGGTGCCAGGCAGCCCTGAAACAGACAAGAGGGACTCCTTGCCTCATAGTTTACCGTGAACTATCCCTGGCAGTTCTCTATAGTTTTTGTTAACAGCTAAAAAGACAAAGACGCCGACTACTTTTCATTTCCCCATAGCACCTAGGACATGTGACGGACTGTGGTAGCCGCCTAATATTCTCAGAATTTAACTGAAATAATGAATTATCCTGTGAAACACGCATACACAGATGATATCCCACTTGTGCCCACAAGGTGGAGATCTTGCTTACAGTTTACCCAAGCTGAAAGCAtcgcgtttaaaaaaaaaaaaaaaaattctcagaagttaaaccaaaagacaaaaaatcaaattcaatttactgagcatctatttggtgtaatatattatattaggtggtaagaaaaataaaaggttgtcAAGAAACATTAGTCCCTGCCCTTTAGGGAAACAGAAGGTACAGAGCATACAGAGAGCAGAAAGTATCTTTTACTGAATTAATATGTTTTGATGCATACATATGGGAGCCACAGTCAGCGCATCATCAGATAAGATCTATAAAAAGGCATGATATAGCTGTGTGGTGTGGAACAGATTCAACAAAGACTCCACACTTCAGCCAATATGGAAACACTTGAGGGCATATAGGGTAAGCACTAGAAGGCTCCAGATACGGTCTGTTGATGCCTCTGTTCAGCCACAAACATGAGGGCGTCTGCCCTATAACTCTAAACATTCATTCTTtggagaataaaatataatcagtGCCAGCTGATGAGCTCATAAAGTCAAAAACCCCCATGTGCACCTGATGgaggataaagagagaaaagaaacacatgcaAGAAAACATGGCAAACCCTTGCTTTCAGGAGGTGGATTccaccttcacccccaccccacccccatcttgtgtcttacctgttttgtttctggGACATGCTcctgcagagagggaagggggaaagtcAATTCTTATCCAAGAGCCTTCCTGGTGGCTTGAACCCAGAGGTGGCTGGAAGACAATGTGATCTGTTATGtcattgttttgggttttttctcttccaccccctccccaatcaTATTTTTCCCTTAAGCCATTAAACCAGCAAGTCAAATGTAATATCAGGATTCTTTTTCATTCGAATTGAAAGTCACTTTTGGAGACGAAAGTAACTGGCTAAATGAcaacgatttaaaaaaaaaaaatgaagatgctgGCAACTTGATAAAGTAATGAGCTTCTTGATGAAGGGAAAATCAGGTGGCACGCCGCCAGAAGGCCCAAGTTTGCATTTTAGTTTGTGCACTTGCTAAGTCTAGCATATTGAGCAAgccttctccctgcctcagtttcctcgtggGCAAAACTGTAtcatttctttagagagagagagagagaaagagagagagtgtgtgtgtgtgtgtgtgtgtgtgtgtgtgtgtccctggcACCTCTACCTCCTGCACTAGGTCGGATCCTGGGTTACACAATGCTCTCTTAGCAACCTGAACCTCTCCCAGGAACGTCAGCTCCTCGAACACGGGGAGAATCTGTGGGTTTTACTGCCCTGAGACCGACGCTTTGTTGAATCGATGAACGAAAGGCTAGGAGCTGCCCTAGGTGTTCTATTACTTGCACAGCCAGGTTTAATGCCCCCGTGAGTCCCACGGGAAAGACGGAACCACCAACGTCAAAGCGCACACGCCCGCAGCGACCCGCCGCGGTAAGCACAGTCGAAAAGGGGGGTCGGTTCAAAGTTGTTTGCTACAGACGGCTCCTCTAACCGGGCTGGAGTCACATCCTCCGTGGCTCGGAGAGATTCCCAGGGATTTACATAAAGGCAGGGTGAATCACACCGTCGGAAAGCGAGCAGGCGAAGGGACCCGCCCCAACACTCGCCAGGCGGCGCCCAGAGCGCGGCAGGGGTCAGTCTGAACTTTGCAGGAGGCCGGCGCTGCCCCGGCGCGGGGACCCGGCGACCTCTCCAACCAGGGACCGAGCCGCGGCCCTCCTACCCCGCGCCACTCCAGCTCGGTGCCGCCCCCTCCGACGCCCCCGCGCGGGCGCCGCCAGCCCGGCTTCCTCCAGGCCGCTAAGTCCCCGACCGAAGTGGGGCCGCCTCTCCCGCTCGGAAAGAGCCATCGCCGCTttaaggggaagaggaggggaagggggcgggggagtggggggcggggagccgcggccgcggagggggagggggatccCCCTCGCTCCCACGTGGTCCGGGCGCCTGTGAATCGCGCCCGCCCGAGGGTCTCACAGCGAAATACAAAAGCAGCTGGGAAGCGGCGGCGAGGCGAGTTCCCAGCGCGGGGCGGAGCGCCAGGCAGAGCCCCGCTGCCGCGATGGGGCTGAGGCGCCCGGAGCCCCGGAGCCAGCACGCTGCCGGGCCCGCCTCGCCGCCGGGACCCGGGCGCCCGGGCTCGGCTTGAAGCGGCGGCGGCCCCGGCACGGCCGGGGGAGCATGGGCAGGAGGATGCgggacgccgccgccgccgccgcggggctCTGGCTGCTGGCGCTGGGCTCGCTGCTGGCGCTGTGGGGCGGGCTCCTGCCGCCGCGCACCCAGCCGCCCGAAGACCGACTCCCGCGGCGCCCGGCCCGGAGCGGCGGCCCGGGGCCCGCGCCTcgcttccccctgcccccgcccctagCGCGGGACGCCCGCGGCGGCTCCCTGAAAACTTTCCGGGCGCTGCTCACCTTGGCGGCCGGCGCGGACGGCCCGCCCCGGCGGCCCCCGGGCGAGCGCAAGCGACACGTGCCAGCCCGGCGGCTCGGGCCGGAGGGGCGCGCCGTGGTGCACGGGGGCGTCTTCTGGAGCCGCGGCCTGGAGGAGCAGGTGCCCCGCGGCTTCTCGGAGTCGCAGGCGGCGGCGTGGCTGGAGGCGGCGCGCGGCGCCCGGGTGGTGGCCCTGGAGCGCGGCGGCTGCGGGCGCAGCTCCAACCGGCTGGCCCGCTTTTCCGACGGCACCCGCGCCTGCGTGCGCTACGGCATCAACCCCGAGCAGATACAGGGCGAGGCCCTGTCCTACTACCTGGCGCGCCTGCTGGGCCTCCAGCGCCACGTGCCGCCGCTGGCACTGGCCCGGGTGGAGCCTCGCGGCGCGCAGTGGGCGCAGGTGCAGGAGGAGCTTCGTGCCGCACACTGGACGGAGGGCAGCGTGGTGAGCCTGACGCGCTGGCTGCCCAACCTCACGGACGTGGTGGTGCCCGCGCCCTGGCGCTCGGAGGACGGCCAGCTGCGGCCCCTGCGTGCCGCCGGGGGCGAGCTGGCCAACCGCAGCCAGGCGGAGCTGGTGGACCTGGTGCAGTGGACCGACTTGATCCTTTTTGACTACCTGACGGCCAACTTCGACCGGCTCGTCAGCAACCTCTTCAGCCTGCAGTGGGACCCGCGCGTCATGCAGCGCGCCACCAGCAACCTGCACCGCGGCCCCGGCGGGGCGCTGGTCTTTCTGGACAACGAGGCGGGCTTGGTGCACGGCTACCGGGTGGCGGGCATGTGGGACAAATATAACGAGCCGCTGCTGCAGTCGGTGTGCGTGTTCCGCGAGCGGACTGCGCGGCGCGTCCTGGAGCTGCACCGCGGCCAGGACGCGGCCGCCCGGCTGCTGCGCCTCTACCAGCGCCACGAGCCTCGCTTCCCGGAGCTGGCCGCGCTCGCCGACCCCCACGCTCAGCTGCTGCAGCGCCGCCTCGACTTCCTCGCCAAGCACATTTTGCACTGTAAGGCCAAGTACGGCCGCCGACCGGGGACTTAGCGTAccctggaggaagagagagagagacccctgGCTGAGGAATGGCTGATGGGGGAAGGGCCGTCGCTTCGGCCGCCGCCGCGGGGGACCAGCCGGCCAACGCCCAGCCAATGGCCGGAGCGGGAAGGAGGCTAAAACTTCAGCTTCACCcacctgcccctttctctccGTCTCCTGCCGTTTCCTTTCAAAGTTCTGGGAGGACGAACTCACCGGGGGAAGAAGTGAACCATTCCTTCCGCCCAGCCTCTGAAAGGATTCTACCCTGTGCCAGCACTGAGTTTGGAGCCGAAGAAACGGGCTGCGGAGTTTGGCCCCCGGGTGGCCGTCTCCGTGGGAGATGCATCCCATTCCTTGGCCCCCGCATTCCCCTTCcgaaaaaggaaaacttctgtTTGAGCCGTTGAGCTAATCCTGCATTTCCTACCAAACGCTGCGCTGGTGGCCCCGGAGCTGGGCTGTGACATTGGCTGGTGGAGCCCCCTTCCTGTGTTCCGCCTTTGTTCCAGCACCGTGATGGTGAGATCACTGTTAGGAGCTGGGGGAAGGCTCCCGATAGGACAAAGAGAGCAGGACCTTCGGAACCGGGGTGGGGGTCCTACAGACCCTGACAATGAGCCTGACTTGTTCCTTACCACATGTCATTTTGGCCTGAGGGCTACAAATACAGGACCGGCTGTATGCGCTGAGTCAAGTaatgaatttcttcttcctcccccctccccatcgaCCAAAATTTTGACAATGATGATGTTCaccagaagaaaatgaatttcatgcactttactttgtttttattttaattttttattaagaaaaacttttttatttgacAGAATTTGccttctgtgtatatatgtgcataaagTGTTGTAAATATGCTAAACAAacttatatttcaataaaagggagtttaaaatttagaatttaatttctgtggttttaagtGTGGGAGATATCTGATGCCCTACCAGCTTTTTAGAATAAGCCTTAGGGTTTCTCCCTTGTGGATGTGCTTTACAAAACAAAGGATGCATATATATCCCAATTGTCACTATCAGAACTTGGAGAATTAAACAAAGACAAGAGCAGATTCTCTGTCCTGTTTGCTCAGATGAACCCTAGTGCTGGAAATTTCAGAGTTCAGCATAAAatgtgggggggagagagaggaaaggaaagaattctACTTCCTggcaaataaaactttaatatgAAAGGATTTTCACTgcaatatatttctatattattcaGTTGGCAAATATTGTAGAACCAGATGTGCAGACTAAAATGTGACAAATGCCCCCCCTTTTAAACTTAACTACAGTGGACACGTGTTGCCCATTATTTTCAGCATTGTAATTGCTGTGCATCACAATATGTACAGATAATAAGCTGAACACATACTGTAAATAGGGAGAGAAAGTCATAAATTAATTCTTTTCGTTAAATTCCATTTTATCCAGGAGGTCATAATCTCCAACATCTGGACCTCTCCAACTCTCTTaagagttttttttcccccccaggtACTAATTGCACAGTCCCCTCAGAATAGCCATGGTGAGACCAAGAAAGTGGGCAGTACTTTGTATGTGACCTTTGAATCCTTGCTTTTTGGGGACTtcaaactcagaaaatatttttggattgtcTTAAGCTCCTTTTTGACCcatgagggaagaggagaggggggttggtttgtgtttattttaaaccCTCCGGTGTTTAATCTGGAGATTTCATTCGATCTCTGGGTCCAAGTGACCTTGCTTgtcatctcatttttatttaatgacttCTAACTCCAAGCaacttttgtttgctttaataGTTGGTTTATTTGGTGTGCATTTGTAAGCCTAGGGTTTTCTAGACTCCTGAAGATAATTGAATCTCTGTGGGTTCCCCTTCTCGCTGCTCCACATTACAACACAGCCCTGCGTAACTTCACTATTTAAAACCATCCTTACCCTTTTAGTGCCTTATGCTAAGCCAAATCTtatttcaactgaaaaaaaagtcCATAAACTTTGTGGGATAAGCCAAATTTTTTCATTAGTACAGCCGCAGAATGTACTGATGATGGCAAATACTATCTTCTTTTCAAGATCTTGTTCGTGTGAGACCTCTGATAATTATacctttcaaaaagaaacattttccatttctgatgATTAATAACTATATGAGACTTGCTGCCTAAGTCAGCCCAGGCTGCTCcaagaaaaggataaatatttaGCAACCTGCATTTTTACTCGACATGTTCATTGAGGAAAACGAGCAGGAAGAAGTTCGAAGTTTCACAGAATACGCAGGAAATACACCCCGACTCCCACGTAGCATCAGCATTGGTGAGTTCAGGGTCAGCAGCATTCTTCATGTGCCCAAGCCCAGACTTGACCAAACCAGAGCAAGAAACTAAGCTTCATTTAAATGGCTGTTCTCAGGTCCTTTAGTGAACCATATCTGCCTGTTCGAGAAGTAAGTGTAATTACATGGTGGAGTTGGTAAGGGAACCAAGGCTTAATTACAGAGAACGGGCCTTAACTGTTGCCATTCCTCGTGGATAATCGGTAGGCTATGGCATGGAAAGATCAATTAAAGATTTGCCATGGTCAGTGAATAGTGCTAGGGCCAAATCATTTTTCAGATgacgaaaaaaaaatttttttacctttcGGGCTACAGCGTGA is part of the Felis catus isolate Fca126 chromosome D1, F.catus_Fca126_mat1.0, whole genome shotgun sequence genome and harbors:
- the FJX1 gene encoding four-jointed box protein 1; translation: MGRRMRDAAAAAAGLWLLALGSLLALWGGLLPPRTQPPEDRLPRRPARSGGPGPAPRFPLPPPLARDARGGSLKTFRALLTLAAGADGPPRRPPGERKRHVPARRLGPEGRAVVHGGVFWSRGLEEQVPRGFSESQAAAWLEAARGARVVALERGGCGRSSNRLARFSDGTRACVRYGINPEQIQGEALSYYLARLLGLQRHVPPLALARVEPRGAQWAQVQEELRAAHWTEGSVVSLTRWLPNLTDVVVPAPWRSEDGQLRPLRAAGGELANRSQAELVDLVQWTDLILFDYLTANFDRLVSNLFSLQWDPRVMQRATSNLHRGPGGALVFLDNEAGLVHGYRVAGMWDKYNEPLLQSVCVFRERTARRVLELHRGQDAAARLLRLYQRHEPRFPELAALADPHAQLLQRRLDFLAKHILHCKAKYGRRPGT